A window of Chitinophaga sp. MM2321 contains these coding sequences:
- a CDS encoding RagB/SusD family nutrient uptake outer membrane protein — translation MKKIVYTLPLLAALVLFSCSKDYLNRPPLGLQTDDNFYKSPGAGMKTVVNCYLGFYDFWGYQAALAELGNMATDETDKGGSDGNDRPFVTDLGFGRTLSSNETLSGFWAACYKGIGNCNVALERLPDAPLLDEKSNPLDDNTKNRYLAEVRFLRAYYYLDLVRIFGGVPLVTKTLTVEDRNKIVRATSPEVLQFITSELEAAANDPALPSATQLPAGELGRVTREAAWAVLAKAYLFFGEDDKSLYTKAKDAAKKVIDSKAFSLEPEYQQLFLKDGYKSKESVFPLIFGDDPAAFIYGSTQNVYCSPRSAGGWGFDCPTKSLVDEFEPGDPRLLFTVLDQGDIFPKAVGQDLLDFSGYVNTGHHNRKVFLPESRRGQGWGNDAWTLYLVRYADVLLMYAEAVLESGGNKQEVADYINEVRTRAQNSSHIDQEATKRVRVIAATPLVPVKASDDLRAAVRHERRTELGGEYGRLFDLLRWNNYVSTMKAYSAKPYSNGKGNSFVPPASGNKYLFPIPQSEIDRSGGSIKQNPGY, via the coding sequence ATGAAAAAGATCGTATATACATTACCGTTATTAGCTGCGCTGGTACTCTTCTCCTGTTCGAAGGATTACCTGAACAGACCACCGTTGGGATTGCAGACAGATGATAATTTTTATAAGTCACCGGGTGCAGGCATGAAAACTGTGGTGAACTGTTACCTGGGTTTTTATGACTTCTGGGGCTACCAGGCTGCATTGGCAGAACTGGGCAATATGGCTACCGATGAAACAGATAAAGGTGGTTCTGATGGCAATGACCGTCCGTTTGTGACGGACCTGGGATTTGGCAGAACACTATCCAGCAACGAAACACTGAGTGGCTTCTGGGCAGCCTGCTATAAAGGAATAGGCAATTGCAACGTGGCATTGGAACGTTTACCCGATGCACCGCTCCTGGATGAAAAAAGCAACCCGTTAGATGACAATACCAAGAACCGTTATCTTGCAGAAGTACGTTTCCTGCGTGCCTACTATTACCTGGATCTCGTGCGGATTTTTGGTGGTGTGCCATTGGTAACAAAAACACTGACAGTAGAAGACCGTAACAAGATTGTACGCGCTACCTCTCCTGAAGTATTGCAATTTATTACCAGTGAACTGGAAGCTGCTGCCAATGATCCGGCGCTGCCTTCTGCTACGCAACTGCCGGCCGGAGAACTGGGCCGTGTAACCAGGGAAGCCGCCTGGGCGGTGCTTGCCAAAGCATACCTGTTCTTTGGAGAAGATGACAAGAGCCTGTATACTAAAGCTAAAGATGCCGCTAAAAAAGTAATCGATTCAAAGGCTTTCTCTTTGGAACCCGAATACCAGCAGCTGTTCCTGAAGGATGGTTATAAAAGCAAAGAGTCTGTATTTCCGCTTATCTTCGGAGATGACCCTGCTGCTTTCATCTATGGTTCTACACAAAATGTTTATTGCTCACCACGCAGCGCAGGCGGTTGGGGTTTTGACTGCCCTACAAAATCGCTCGTAGATGAGTTTGAACCGGGCGATCCACGTTTGCTTTTCACCGTACTGGATCAGGGCGATATCTTCCCGAAAGCAGTAGGACAGGATCTGCTTGATTTCTCCGGCTATGTAAATACCGGACATCATAACAGGAAAGTGTTCTTACCGGAAAGCCGTCGTGGACAAGGTTGGGGCAATGATGCATGGACCTTATACCTGGTGCGTTATGCCGATGTATTGCTGATGTATGCAGAAGCAGTACTGGAAAGCGGTGGTAACAAACAGGAAGTGGCCGACTATATCAACGAAGTACGCACCCGTGCACAGAACTCTTCACATATTGACCAGGAGGCAACCAAACGTGTACGCGTAATCGCAGCAACACCACTGGTACCGGTGAAAGCATCTGATGACCTGCGTGCAGCCGTAAGGCATGAACGCCGCACAGAGCTGGGTGGTGAATATGGCCGCCTGTTTGACCTGTTGCGCTGGAACAATTATGTGTCAACAATGAAAGCCTATTCTGCCAAACCATATTCCAATGGTAAAGGTAACAGCTTTGTACCGCCGGCTTCCGGCAACAAGTATCTGTTCCCTATTCCACAATCGGAAATTGACAGAAGTGGTGGTTCTATTAAGCAGAACCCAGGATACTAA
- a CDS encoding TonB-dependent receptor, giving the protein MKKRRFGGASYTLRQTFKLLLIMKLCFVVVLSSCLHASATAFSQEKFTLSFVKTDADKIFEKIQKESDYRFFYNYTYIRKLGKIDLKVKDAPLVEVMNRVLDSTLSYRIVDNNLVVISPKGETQVADKVSGRVVDANGTPLIGVSVKVKGGSQGSVTDASGNFSVQAPAGAVLVFTYMGFQSQEATANGKDPLHITLQESTSGLNEVVVIGYGTQKKKDITGAISSVSGKDLRNVPVRNAAEALQGKASGVMVAQSSGSPGSSPVVRIRGIGSISGSNSPLYIVDGLPQTDIGWLNPNDIDAMDILKDASTAAIYGSRASNGVVIITTRKGSKTDQKMHVTFDSYTGVQSAWKRPHMLNAEEFIQYKLRAASAAGTAAPTSLDTPEKVAQVMKFVQDNSGPNGTDWWNEIMQQNAPMQSYNVGVSGASKNMTYASSVGYMNQKGIVKGSDYERVSWRTNVGADLSPRVKLSTNLGVIYESRRNVDENNPFTGTIFSAMAADPITPVYRNNLKSLPGFFGSIMDNYESDNPFSQYAGILYTNKLNPVAQINRMQQSVWEGIAIKGGASLDVKIIDPLTFRSNFGLDLGRGISKGFSPAYNLNPFDYSTYNTASNNSSWSNYFVWENTLTFDKTYGKHHVTGLAGVSAELTKGLNYGASKQGIVNNDEDMRIIDAATLNPGASGYTYSSAMQSFFGRINYVYADRYILAANIRRDGTSAFGDGQRWGTFPSVSGAWRFTEENFLRDAGLDWLSSGKLRASYGSIGNQYVGGGSGLYLSTYGNTYQRYVFGSTSTGFLGAERKTMANPSLQWETSKQVDLAIDLQLFDNKLDVTVDYFNKRVNNMLVVMPLPTTMGYPSNPYWTNAGTMMNKGWEVSVGYSNNLGDFSYNVRGNISTFKNEVLSMGGGEPIYTTAHLGETISKTEVGMPVGYYYGWLTDGIFQTQAEVDKSPQAGKSTPGDIRFRDINSLDADGNVVAGPDGKLDAADRTIIGNPWPDFIYGINIGLNYKRFDLSMFWQGSQGNDVMNILRYDTEAGTGWYNAPKGFLDKAWNGPGSTNQYYKISANAALNNSVSDYFVEDGSYLRLKNIQVGYNFPEKWLERARIPQLRLYVGAQNLLTITKYSGLDPEMGNSDPRLMGIDQGYFPQARTFMVGLNAKF; this is encoded by the coding sequence ATGAAAAAAAGAAGATTTGGAGGTGCTTCCTATACGCTCCGCCAGACGTTCAAACTACTGCTCATTATGAAGTTATGTTTTGTTGTGGTGTTGTCATCTTGTCTGCATGCTTCAGCAACGGCCTTTTCACAGGAAAAATTCACCCTTTCCTTTGTGAAAACGGACGCAGATAAGATCTTTGAAAAGATCCAGAAGGAGAGTGACTACCGCTTCTTTTACAATTATACTTATATCAGGAAACTGGGTAAGATAGATTTGAAGGTAAAAGATGCGCCGTTGGTAGAAGTGATGAACCGGGTGTTGGATAGCACATTGTCGTACCGGATCGTAGACAACAACCTGGTAGTGATCTCTCCCAAAGGCGAAACACAGGTAGCTGACAAAGTAAGCGGCCGCGTGGTAGATGCCAACGGAACCCCGCTGATCGGTGTATCCGTAAAAGTAAAAGGCGGTAGCCAGGGATCCGTAACGGACGCCAGTGGTAACTTCTCGGTACAGGCGCCCGCAGGTGCAGTACTGGTATTTACCTATATGGGTTTCCAATCACAGGAAGCAACTGCCAATGGTAAAGATCCCCTGCACATTACTTTGCAGGAATCTACCAGTGGCCTGAATGAAGTGGTGGTGATTGGTTATGGTACACAGAAGAAAAAAGATATTACCGGCGCTATCAGCTCCGTGAGTGGTAAAGACCTGCGTAATGTGCCTGTGCGTAATGCGGCAGAAGCATTGCAGGGAAAAGCAAGTGGCGTGATGGTGGCGCAAAGCAGCGGTAGCCCCGGATCTTCTCCGGTAGTGCGTATCCGTGGTATCGGTTCTATCAGTGGTAGCAACTCTCCCCTGTATATTGTGGATGGTTTGCCGCAAACAGATATCGGCTGGCTCAATCCCAATGATATTGATGCGATGGACATCCTGAAAGATGCTTCTACCGCAGCGATCTATGGTTCAAGGGCTTCCAACGGCGTAGTGATCATCACTACCCGCAAAGGCAGCAAAACGGATCAGAAAATGCACGTTACCTTTGATAGTTATACAGGCGTACAATCTGCCTGGAAACGTCCGCACATGCTCAATGCAGAAGAGTTTATCCAGTATAAACTGAGAGCAGCCAGTGCTGCGGGTACTGCGGCTCCAACAAGCCTGGATACACCGGAAAAAGTAGCACAGGTGATGAAGTTTGTACAGGATAATTCGGGTCCTAATGGAACCGACTGGTGGAATGAGATCATGCAGCAGAACGCGCCTATGCAGAGTTATAATGTAGGGGTGAGCGGCGCCAGTAAAAACATGACCTATGCTTCCAGTGTAGGATACATGAATCAGAAAGGTATTGTGAAAGGATCAGACTACGAGCGCGTTTCCTGGCGTACCAATGTGGGCGCGGATCTGAGCCCGCGTGTGAAACTGTCTACCAACCTGGGCGTTATTTATGAAAGCCGTCGTAATGTAGATGAGAACAATCCTTTTACCGGTACTATTTTCAGTGCAATGGCCGCTGATCCTATTACACCGGTATACCGTAATAATCTCAAAAGTCTGCCGGGCTTTTTCGGCAGTATCATGGATAATTATGAGTCCGACAATCCTTTCTCGCAGTATGCTGGTATTCTTTATACCAACAAACTCAATCCGGTAGCACAGATAAACAGGATGCAACAGAGTGTATGGGAAGGCATTGCTATCAAAGGTGGCGCCAGCCTGGATGTGAAGATCATTGATCCGCTTACCTTCCGTAGTAACTTCGGACTGGATCTGGGTCGTGGCATCTCTAAAGGCTTTTCTCCTGCCTACAACCTGAATCCATTTGATTACAGTACTTATAATACCGCCAGTAACAATTCTTCCTGGAGCAATTATTTTGTATGGGAGAATACGCTGACGTTTGATAAAACTTACGGAAAGCACCATGTAACTGGTTTGGCCGGTGTTTCAGCAGAGCTGACCAAGGGCTTAAACTATGGCGCCTCCAAACAGGGTATTGTGAACAATGATGAGGACATGCGTATTATCGATGCGGCCACTTTGAATCCTGGTGCATCCGGTTACACGTATTCCAGTGCGATGCAATCCTTCTTCGGACGTATCAACTACGTATATGCTGACCGTTATATCCTGGCTGCGAATATTCGCCGCGATGGTACTTCCGCTTTCGGAGACGGCCAACGTTGGGGTACTTTCCCTTCCGTATCCGGCGCATGGCGCTTTACCGAGGAAAACTTTTTACGCGATGCAGGTCTGGACTGGCTGAGCAGCGGTAAACTCCGTGCGAGCTATGGTTCTATTGGTAACCAGTACGTAGGTGGCGGCAGTGGCTTGTATTTATCTACTTATGGAAATACCTATCAACGGTATGTTTTTGGCAGTACCAGTACCGGATTCCTCGGTGCTGAACGCAAAACCATGGCCAACCCTTCTTTGCAGTGGGAAACATCCAAACAAGTGGATCTGGCAATAGATCTGCAATTGTTTGATAATAAACTCGATGTCACTGTTGATTATTTTAACAAACGTGTGAACAATATGCTGGTGGTGATGCCACTGCCAACAACCATGGGTTATCCGTCCAATCCTTACTGGACGAATGCCGGTACCATGATGAATAAAGGCTGGGAAGTGTCGGTAGGTTACAGCAATAACCTGGGTGATTTCTCTTACAATGTTCGCGGTAATATTTCCACCTTTAAAAATGAAGTGTTGAGCATGGGTGGTGGTGAGCCGATCTATACAACCGCGCACCTGGGTGAAACGATCAGTAAAACAGAAGTAGGCATGCCGGTAGGTTATTATTATGGCTGGCTGACAGATGGTATTTTCCAGACACAGGCAGAAGTAGATAAAAGCCCGCAGGCCGGAAAGTCAACACCAGGTGATATCCGTTTCCGCGATATTAATAGTTTAGATGCAGATGGTAATGTAGTGGCTGGTCCTGATGGTAAACTGGATGCGGCAGACCGCACCATCATCGGTAACCCATGGCCTGATTTCATTTATGGTATTAATATCGGTCTTAATTACAAACGTTTTGACCTGAGCATGTTCTGGCAGGGCTCCCAGGGCAATGATGTGATGAACATCCTGCGCTATGATACCGAAGCCGGTACCGGCTGGTATAATGCACCAAAAGGTTTCCTGGATAAAGCCTGGAATGGCCCCGGTTCTACCAATCAATATTATAAGATCTCTGCAAATGCAGCATTGAATAACAGCGTTTCTGATTATTTCGTGGAAGATGGTTCTTACCTGCGTCTTAAAAATATACAGGTAGGTTACAATTTCCCTGAAAAATGGCTGGAAAGAGCACGGATACCACAGTTACGGTTATACGTAGGTGCACAAAACCTGCTCACTATCACCAAATACAGTGGTCTGGATCCTGAAATGGGTAATAGTGATCCGAGGCTGATGGGTATTGATCAGGGATATTTCCCGCAGGCCCGCACTTTTATGGTTGGGCTGAACGCTAAATTCTAA
- a CDS encoding FecR domain-containing protein, translating to MKSERIVELIARKTGQAASAEELAELEMLLTENPEYRFMEEVFNSIESSPQLTSLRPTEQEIMNSGWQQLELRLHTIQEAPVNKKKYLWAAAVALLLATAGGTWLWRSGGTKPMVAAATHSIHSPLGHTIHTVLPDGTKVWLNAGSRLTYSDRFSDSARDVTVTGEVFFDVVKDDTKPFVVHTNDLSIQVLGTSFNVKAYGDDRKAEVTVIGGKVQVVMSKSPEKKVVLLPHEKLVLSLEKVNITQPTTAIQHATFQVQGLTDSKDSSLVVETAWRDQKLAFMNETFIEVAKKMERLYDVKIHFEDEALQQEVLSGVFEKEDIDKALQLLQMTTGFHYSMTATDIYLSK from the coding sequence ATGAAATCAGAAAGAATTGTGGAACTGATAGCGCGGAAAACAGGACAGGCAGCGAGTGCGGAGGAATTAGCCGAGCTGGAAATGCTGCTTACTGAAAATCCGGAATATCGTTTCATGGAAGAAGTTTTCAATTCCATTGAAAGCAGCCCGCAGTTGACGTCTTTACGGCCAACAGAACAGGAGATCATGAATAGTGGCTGGCAACAGCTGGAACTCCGGCTGCATACAATACAGGAAGCACCGGTGAACAAAAAAAAATATTTGTGGGCTGCTGCTGTGGCATTACTGTTGGCAACTGCCGGCGGAACATGGTTATGGCGCAGCGGCGGAACAAAGCCGATGGTTGCCGCTGCAACGCATTCCATCCATTCGCCACTGGGGCATACCATTCATACTGTATTGCCCGATGGCACAAAAGTATGGCTCAATGCCGGCAGCAGACTGACATACAGCGACCGCTTCAGTGATAGCGCGCGGGATGTAACGGTAACGGGGGAAGTATTTTTTGATGTGGTAAAGGATGACACAAAACCCTTTGTCGTACACACCAACGATCTGTCTATACAGGTATTGGGCACTTCCTTTAACGTAAAAGCATATGGTGATGACAGAAAAGCTGAAGTTACCGTGATAGGCGGAAAAGTGCAGGTGGTGATGAGTAAAAGCCCCGAAAAGAAAGTAGTGTTGCTGCCACATGAGAAGTTGGTGCTGTCGCTGGAAAAAGTAAATATCACCCAACCCACGACCGCCATACAACATGCCACTTTCCAGGTGCAGGGGTTGACAGACAGCAAGGATTCCAGCCTGGTAGTGGAAACAGCCTGGCGGGATCAGAAACTGGCTTTTATGAATGAAACATTTATTGAAGTAGCGAAGAAGATGGAAAGACTATATGATGTAAAGATTCACTTTGAAGACGAAGCACTGCAACAGGAAGTACTGAGTGGTGTATTTGAAAAGGAAGATATTGATAAGGCGCTGCAATTGCTGCAAATGACCACAGGCTTCCATTACAGCATGACAGCAACAGATATTTATCTGTCAAAATAA
- a CDS encoding RNA polymerase sigma-70 factor — MEKLLYRIQFLDDQLAFKAFYQQQVFRLYQFAFTFLKHRQQAEEIVNDVFVKLWQKRHMLDKVANIKVYLYVAVKNAALNQLRTATVFCETDLDNLHVQHFQLSPNTADLLLTHELESAIAKAVQQLPPKCKLIFKLVKQDGLSYKEVANILGISPKTVDAQLTIALKKLAQLLEPFLQHATA; from the coding sequence ATGGAGAAGTTGCTTTACCGCATACAATTTCTTGATGACCAACTGGCTTTTAAAGCATTTTATCAGCAACAGGTATTCCGGTTATATCAGTTTGCCTTTACCTTTCTAAAGCATAGGCAGCAGGCTGAAGAGATCGTGAATGACGTATTTGTGAAGCTTTGGCAAAAGCGGCATATGCTGGATAAAGTGGCTAATATAAAAGTGTACCTGTACGTGGCCGTAAAGAATGCGGCGCTCAATCAGTTGCGCACTGCCACCGTTTTTTGTGAAACTGATCTTGATAACTTGCATGTCCAGCATTTTCAATTATCGCCCAATACAGCAGACCTTTTGTTGACACATGAGCTGGAATCGGCCATTGCCAAAGCTGTTCAGCAGCTTCCACCTAAATGTAAACTGATATTTAAATTGGTAAAACAGGATGGTCTTTCTTATAAAGAGGTAGCCAATATCCTGGGGATCTCTCCTAAAACGGTAGATGCACAGTTAACCATTGCGCTTAAAAAGCTGGCGCAACTGCTGGAACCTTTCCTGCAACACGCTACTGCCTGA
- a CDS encoding heavy metal translocating P-type ATPase — protein MKDSVDLEVTPTVAPVSNNATHAHTHGEHDHHSTESHGHAHTQMMIFGKNTELYFSLICGSLLGIGFGLSFITGISSWIPTSFSIAACCFGGFFTAREALQTIAKGGFEIDFLMLVAAIGAGILGKWQEGALLLFLFSLGHALEHYAMEKARKSISALADLAPKTALLKRDGATVEVKIEQLKAGDLIVVRPNTKIAADGIVIQGNSSVNQAPITGESVPVDKQPVENPDIDLKKADQLEAKYKVFSGSINGNGSLEVMVSRIASDSTISRLVKMVNEAQTQKSPTQQFTDRFQRYFVPAVLILVILLCGAFLVIDEPFSKSFYRAMAVLVAASPCALAISTPSAVLSGVACAAKMGVLIKGGRPLEDLGMLTAIAFDKTGTLTEGKPRLTHVVPMNDVSENDLLKMAVAVEALSDHPLAKAIVRDGKQRLGNVDIPAAENLEAVLGKGIKATLQQESIYVGNLVLFESLGDTPPPPALTTKVRELEAGGNTTMIIRAGNKYAGIIAVMDTPREEAKAALTALKELGIRRMIMLTGDNQQVADAVAKEIGMSEAWGSLLPEEKVAAIRKLGKEEHKVAMVGDGVNDAPAMANSTVGIAMGAAGSDVALETADIALMGDKLQLLPFAIGLSREARRIIKQNLWISLGMVALLIPLTITGLASIGPAVVAHEGSTLVVVLNALRLLAYKQKNR, from the coding sequence ATGAAAGATAGTGTAGACCTGGAAGTAACTCCAACAGTAGCACCTGTATCCAACAACGCTACCCACGCACACACCCATGGGGAGCATGATCATCATTCAACGGAATCCCACGGACACGCACACACGCAAATGATGATCTTCGGAAAGAATACAGAATTGTATTTCAGCCTGATCTGTGGTTCCTTACTGGGCATCGGTTTCGGACTATCTTTTATTACCGGCATTTCCTCCTGGATACCAACATCCTTCTCCATCGCTGCCTGTTGTTTTGGTGGATTTTTCACCGCCAGAGAAGCCCTGCAAACCATCGCAAAAGGCGGGTTTGAAATCGACTTCCTCATGCTGGTAGCCGCTATCGGCGCAGGTATCCTCGGCAAGTGGCAGGAAGGCGCCTTGCTGCTCTTCCTCTTCAGCCTGGGACATGCACTGGAACACTATGCCATGGAAAAAGCCCGGAAATCAATATCCGCACTGGCCGACCTCGCCCCCAAAACAGCCTTGCTAAAACGCGACGGCGCAACGGTTGAAGTTAAAATAGAACAGCTGAAAGCAGGTGATCTTATTGTTGTCAGACCCAACACAAAAATCGCTGCAGACGGTATTGTAATACAGGGAAACAGCAGCGTAAACCAGGCGCCCATCACAGGAGAGAGCGTACCGGTTGACAAGCAGCCCGTAGAAAACCCCGATATAGACCTGAAAAAAGCCGATCAGCTGGAAGCAAAATACAAAGTGTTCTCCGGCTCCATCAATGGCAACGGCTCTCTCGAAGTAATGGTGAGCCGCATAGCCAGCGACTCCACCATATCACGACTGGTGAAAATGGTCAACGAAGCACAAACACAAAAGTCACCGACCCAACAATTTACCGACAGGTTTCAGCGGTACTTTGTTCCTGCCGTACTCATACTCGTTATATTATTATGTGGTGCATTCCTGGTAATTGACGAACCATTCAGCAAAAGCTTTTACCGCGCTATGGCAGTACTGGTAGCCGCCAGTCCTTGTGCGCTGGCCATTTCTACACCCAGCGCCGTACTGAGTGGCGTAGCCTGTGCTGCAAAAATGGGTGTACTGATAAAAGGTGGCCGCCCCCTGGAAGACCTGGGCATGCTCACCGCCATCGCCTTTGATAAAACCGGTACTCTCACAGAAGGGAAACCCAGGCTGACACATGTAGTACCCATGAACGACGTCAGTGAAAACGATCTGCTGAAAATGGCCGTAGCCGTAGAAGCCCTCAGCGATCACCCGCTGGCTAAAGCAATTGTGCGGGATGGCAAACAACGACTGGGAAATGTGGATATCCCCGCAGCTGAAAACCTGGAGGCAGTACTGGGCAAAGGAATTAAAGCCACCCTCCAACAGGAATCCATATACGTTGGCAACCTCGTTTTATTCGAATCCCTGGGTGATACCCCTCCTCCACCTGCACTAACCACAAAAGTCCGGGAACTGGAAGCCGGCGGCAATACCACCATGATCATAAGAGCCGGAAACAAATATGCCGGTATCATAGCCGTAATGGATACACCCCGCGAAGAAGCCAAAGCGGCGCTGACAGCACTGAAGGAACTGGGTATCCGCCGCATGATCATGCTGACAGGAGACAACCAGCAGGTAGCTGACGCAGTGGCAAAAGAAATTGGGATGAGCGAAGCCTGGGGCAGCCTGCTACCGGAAGAAAAAGTAGCCGCCATCAGAAAATTAGGAAAAGAGGAACACAAAGTTGCCATGGTGGGTGATGGTGTAAACGATGCCCCCGCAATGGCCAACAGCACTGTTGGCATCGCCATGGGAGCCGCCGGCTCCGATGTAGCCCTGGAAACCGCCGACATCGCACTGATGGGCGACAAACTCCAACTCCTCCCCTTTGCCATCGGATTAAGCAGGGAGGCCAGACGCATTATTAAACAGAACCTCTGGATCAGCCTCGGCATGGTGGCGTTGCTCATCCCCTTAACCATTACAGGACTTGCTTCTATTGGTCCCGCTGTTGTAGCACATGAAGGTTCTACACTCGTGGTAGTATTAAATGCTTTAAGACTGCTCGCTTACAAACAAAAAAACCGCTAG
- a CDS encoding DinB family protein, giving the protein MKKILFALFILFTTHTYGQDSATPTPTLKSILLAQLKSTHNVKDWFVPVNIAVEGLTPAQANWKDSSGNHSIGQLVQHLIFWNQRQLDKFNGKPEQPFSGDNNETFSAVDQASWDATVKKIDTVLTELEKVIEQSDEQTLAPWYTIIAHISAHNAYHIGQMLYIRKQQGSWNPENGVK; this is encoded by the coding sequence ATGAAAAAGATACTTTTTGCACTCTTCATCTTATTTACCACCCACACATACGGCCAGGACAGCGCCACTCCTACCCCCACTTTAAAATCGATCTTACTGGCGCAATTAAAAAGCACCCACAATGTAAAAGACTGGTTTGTACCCGTAAACATTGCAGTGGAAGGACTCACACCTGCACAAGCCAACTGGAAAGACAGTAGCGGTAATCACTCTATCGGGCAACTGGTACAACACCTGATTTTCTGGAATCAGCGGCAGTTGGATAAATTTAACGGGAAGCCGGAACAACCTTTCAGCGGTGACAATAATGAAACGTTTTCAGCAGTGGACCAGGCAAGCTGGGATGCGACCGTAAAAAAAATAGATACCGTATTAACGGAATTGGAAAAAGTAATTGAACAATCCGACGAACAAACTTTAGCTCCCTGGTATACAATTATTGCACACATCTCTGCACACAATGCCTATCACATCGGGCAGATGCTGTATATCCGCAAACAACAAGGGTCCTGGAATCCGGAAAATGGTGTGAAATAG
- a CDS encoding VOC family protein yields MEAKEIKLIPYLNFNGNCEEALNFYSGILNGTVEIQSRYDNPAMHAPDEYKDKILHGRLHFPGGVIYASDVLPGKEAHKSSGDVALSLDFPDTKTAERAFHMLAAHGQVHIPFKKQFWGDWHGNLTDHFGIRWMLNCTGA; encoded by the coding sequence ATGGAAGCAAAAGAAATTAAGCTGATCCCGTATCTTAATTTTAATGGTAATTGTGAAGAGGCATTAAACTTTTACAGCGGTATTTTAAATGGTACGGTAGAAATACAATCACGTTATGATAACCCGGCCATGCATGCACCGGATGAATATAAGGACAAGATCCTGCATGGCAGATTGCATTTTCCCGGTGGCGTTATTTATGCCAGTGATGTACTTCCCGGTAAGGAGGCGCACAAAAGCAGCGGTGATGTAGCTCTTTCTCTCGACTTCCCGGATACAAAAACAGCAGAGCGGGCTTTCCATATGCTGGCTGCACATGGACAGGTGCATATTCCATTTAAGAAACAGTTCTGGGGTGACTGGCATGGCAACCTGACGGATCATTTTGGTATCCGTTGGATGTTGAATTGCACCGGTGCGTGA
- a CDS encoding GNAT family N-acetyltransferase, whose amino-acid sequence MENINVRKAVPADLEILLGFEQGVIEAERPFDTTLKEGLIHYYDIAAMMTADHVELVVAETGSEIIGSGYARIEAAKPYVKHATYAYLGFMYVRPDYRGKGVNGKIVAALKEWSYLQGITEMRLDVYSDNETALRAYRKMGFVPNLVEMKMDLNDDPSFLV is encoded by the coding sequence ATGGAAAATATAAACGTAAGAAAGGCGGTGCCAGCCGATTTAGAGATCCTGTTGGGGTTTGAGCAAGGTGTCATTGAAGCAGAAAGACCGTTTGATACCACCTTGAAAGAGGGGCTTATTCATTATTATGACATTGCTGCGATGATGACAGCCGATCATGTGGAGCTGGTGGTAGCAGAGACCGGATCGGAAATTATCGGATCGGGATATGCGCGGATTGAGGCCGCAAAGCCTTATGTGAAGCATGCAACGTATGCCTACCTGGGGTTTATGTATGTAAGGCCGGATTACCGGGGAAAGGGGGTAAATGGAAAGATTGTAGCGGCATTAAAGGAGTGGTCTTACCTGCAGGGGATCACCGAAATGCGGTTGGATGTCTATAGCGATAATGAAACGGCCCTGCGGGCATACCGGAAGATGGGGTTTGTGCCCAACCTGGTGGAGATGAAGATGGATTTAAATGATGATCCTTCTTTCCTGGTGTAG